One Desulfovibrio sp. UCD-KL4C genomic region harbors:
- a CDS encoding serine acetyltransferase yields the protein MVSKIAAPMLSDVVDALCEEESYQAVYHMPEHDRPMPSLEALGELVERLRSVLFPGYFGDSEIRPDTMRYHIGGSLDIAYRLLVEQISRGHCFFCKTDERNCNDCDAQAKRIAGEFMSKLPHIRKLLATDVQAAYVGDPASKSPGETIFCYPSITALTHHRIAHELYKLNVDLIPRIIGEMAHSKTGIDIHPGAQIGEHFFIDHGTGTVIGETCVIGRNVRLYQGVTLGAKSFPQDDSGNLIKGIARHPIVEDDVIVYSGATILGRVTIGKGTVIGGNVWITRSVAAGERLLQDKEQDLNM from the coding sequence ATGGTAAGTAAAATAGCTGCTCCAATGTTGTCAGATGTCGTTGATGCTCTTTGTGAGGAAGAATCATATCAGGCCGTTTACCATATGCCTGAACATGATCGCCCGATGCCTTCACTTGAAGCACTTGGAGAACTTGTGGAACGTCTCCGTTCCGTACTTTTCCCCGGATATTTCGGTGATTCAGAAATTCGCCCTGATACCATGCGCTATCACATAGGCGGCAGTCTTGATATTGCCTACAGGTTGCTTGTAGAGCAGATTTCACGCGGGCATTGCTTTTTTTGCAAAACTGACGAACGCAATTGCAATGATTGCGATGCTCAAGCAAAGCGTATTGCCGGTGAATTTATGTCCAAGCTTCCGCATATTCGTAAGCTTCTAGCAACTGATGTGCAAGCCGCCTACGTAGGTGATCCCGCTTCCAAAAGCCCGGGTGAAACTATTTTCTGTTATCCGAGCATCACTGCTTTGACTCATCACCGCATTGCTCATGAACTTTATAAGCTGAATGTGGATTTGATTCCAAGAATTATCGGTGAAATGGCCCATTCTAAAACCGGAATTGATATTCATCCCGGAGCCCAGATCGGAGAACATTTCTTTATTGATCATGGAACAGGTACTGTTATCGGTGAAACCTGTGTTATCGGGCGTAATGTCCGTCTTTATCAGGGTGTAACCCTTGGTGCTAAGAGCTTTCCACAGGATGATTCCGGTAATTTAATTAAGGGTATCGCCCGTCATCCAATAGTAGAAGATGATGTTATTGTTTATTCCGGAGCTACTATTTTAGGCAGAGTTACTATCGGTAAAGGTACTGTTATCGGTGGTAATGTCTGGATTACCAGATCTGTTGCTGCCGGAGAAAGGTTGCTTCAAGATAAGGAGCAGGATCTTAATATGTAA
- a CDS encoding c-type cytochrome has protein sequence MCSTGVTMNNKKLYFSLTLIVLLLAFGAWLAIFFQWTVPQARIATSVTSNSSGHVAALEPLFNPPALEDAPKSIREQVMIGYKIMTETQKYASEYVGNDLACTNCHFEGGRSKDTLSLVGVGAKYPAYRNRREYTADLALRTQGCFERSMNGKAPAPNSQIMQSLLVYYQWISKGVPIYSNPPWLGVPHDLGIDSKADVAAGKKIYADVCSRCHGDDGHGTLIAPALWGDKSFNDGAGMHRLRTFSVFTWRFMPKSGPILTKEQALNVAAYAHEQPRPKYMATHPNKIKRVIKLPVEAIK, from the coding sequence ATGTGTTCAACCGGAGTCACCATGAATAATAAAAAATTGTATTTTTCTCTGACATTGATAGTCCTGTTACTAGCGTTCGGTGCATGGCTGGCCATATTTTTCCAATGGACTGTCCCGCAAGCCAGAATAGCGACCTCCGTGACTTCCAATTCCAGTGGACATGTTGCTGCGCTTGAACCGCTCTTCAACCCTCCAGCACTGGAAGACGCACCAAAATCCATCCGTGAGCAGGTCATGATCGGCTATAAGATCATGACTGAGACCCAAAAGTACGCCAGTGAGTATGTGGGCAACGATTTGGCTTGCACTAATTGCCACTTCGAGGGAGGACGCAGCAAGGACACACTCTCTCTGGTCGGCGTGGGCGCTAAATACCCAGCCTATCGCAATCGCAGGGAATACACAGCAGACCTTGCCTTGCGTACTCAAGGGTGTTTCGAGCGCAGCATGAACGGCAAGGCTCCGGCTCCAAATAGCCAAATTATGCAGTCTCTACTGGTCTACTACCAATGGATTTCCAAGGGAGTCCCCATATACTCCAACCCGCCATGGTTGGGAGTACCCCACGACCTCGGCATAGACAGTAAAGCTGATGTCGCTGCGGGCAAGAAAATTTACGCAGACGTCTGTTCCCGATGTCACGGTGACGACGGACACGGAACACTCATTGCTCCTGCGCTATGGGGAGATAAATCTTTCAATGACGGCGCAGGCATGCACCGACTTAGAACTTTTTCAGTCTTCACTTGGCGTTTCATGCCTAAATCCGGTCCGATCTTGACCAAGGAACAGGCTTTAAATGTGGCTGCATATGCCCATGAGCAGCCTCGACCCAAATACATGGCAACCCATCCCAACAAAATAAAACGCGTTATTAAGCTCCCAGTGGAGGCAATCAAATGA
- a CDS encoding DUF4234 domain-containing protein: MNDINELKNIINTKTLNFLLLTVVTLGIYPLMWIHRNHKVISKITKISIFKDSYTIIMAVCVGLESFSGLDIQIDLLLIIPEVVLGVFYVMFALNARKALQAYALNKYNFKLKMNYFYTIIFSTYYINYCINDLPNALNKHQLLQGNTAQQ; encoded by the coding sequence ATGAATGATATTAATGAACTAAAAAATATAATCAACACTAAGACATTAAATTTCTTGCTACTTACAGTCGTAACCCTTGGAATATATCCACTTATGTGGATACACAGGAACCACAAAGTTATAAGTAAAATTACAAAAATCAGTATTTTTAAAGATTCTTACACTATCATAATGGCTGTATGTGTAGGTCTGGAAAGTTTTTCAGGATTAGATATTCAGATAGACTTACTGCTGATAATTCCAGAAGTAGTATTAGGTGTTTTCTATGTTATGTTTGCACTAAACGCGCGAAAAGCTTTACAAGCGTATGCGTTAAATAAATACAATTTCAAACTTAAAATGAACTATTTCTATACTATTATTTTCTCAACTTACTACATAAACTACTGCATCAATGACCTACCTAACGCACTGAACAAACATCAACTTTTACAAGGCAATACAGCACAACAATAA
- a CDS encoding cytochrome ubiquinol oxidase subunit I has translation MTFPVLHIPVLGDGMTIALNAVVHVLISHGVAIGTTFMIVMFQTIHALGHGRFWQDSARSLLGTVVVITTSVGAVTGVGIWFITGILSPAGIGSLIHLFFWPWFIEWIAFTVEVIFLLIYYFLWDRLAEQHPRKLMLAGWGYLFSAFSSAVLISGILGFMLTPDGWPQGGEFVQAYFNPTFIPQCILRIAAGITMGALLAMGWTSWRFKGSTEERGKILRTCGWTMLIAGICTGVATFIYFSRVPETYLTHWKFAVATSAWSQNTKFLPAINIAAATCLLFAALAAMLRRHKLSLIMFIPCVILSIGMVTEFERVREFVRGPYLLPGYMYANQIPMVRTEASQAKNRNLLNSLSWINTTTDDAPYAVSGRALFDANCGVCHTIGGINDINKRLQGRTLEGVNAITSITENMMPFMPPFTGSEQERLTMSTYLYYMANKNIRPRPQLFKEKK, from the coding sequence ATGACCTTCCCTGTGTTGCATATTCCCGTACTTGGCGACGGCATGACTATCGCCTTAAACGCTGTGGTCCATGTATTGATCAGCCATGGCGTGGCGATAGGCACAACGTTTATGATTGTCATGTTTCAAACCATCCACGCCCTAGGCCATGGCCGCTTCTGGCAGGATTCAGCACGTTCTCTGCTTGGAACGGTAGTGGTTATAACCACCTCTGTGGGAGCAGTTACCGGTGTGGGGATCTGGTTCATTACAGGGATTCTATCCCCGGCAGGTATAGGTTCCCTGATTCACCTGTTTTTCTGGCCTTGGTTCATAGAGTGGATAGCTTTCACCGTTGAAGTAATATTCTTACTCATCTACTACTTTCTTTGGGATCGCTTAGCAGAACAACACCCCCGCAAACTTATGCTCGCTGGTTGGGGTTACCTATTTTCAGCCTTCAGTTCCGCTGTTCTCATCTCCGGCATCCTCGGATTCATGCTGACCCCGGACGGTTGGCCTCAGGGCGGAGAATTTGTTCAGGCCTACTTCAACCCGACCTTTATACCCCAGTGCATCCTGCGCATAGCAGCCGGTATCACCATGGGGGCGCTCTTGGCTATGGGCTGGACTTCATGGCGCTTCAAGGGAAGCACGGAAGAACGCGGCAAAATACTTCGCACTTGCGGATGGACCATGCTCATCGCCGGAATCTGCACGGGAGTGGCAACCTTTATCTATTTTTCCCGTGTTCCAGAAACCTATCTGACCCACTGGAAATTTGCTGTAGCCACCTCGGCATGGTCTCAAAATACTAAGTTCCTGCCCGCAATCAATATTGCGGCAGCAACCTGTCTTCTCTTTGCTGCATTAGCTGCTATGCTACGTCGTCACAAATTGAGTCTGATTATGTTTATCCCCTGCGTAATACTGAGCATAGGCATGGTGACCGAATTTGAACGTGTGCGCGAATTCGTGCGCGGGCCGTATCTACTGCCGGGTTATATGTATGCCAACCAGATCCCTATGGTCCGAACAGAGGCTTCCCAAGCAAAAAATCGTAATCTGCTAAACTCTTTAAGCTGGATAAATACGACTACTGATGACGCGCCTTACGCTGTCTCCGGACGAGCTTTATTCGATGCTAACTGCGGAGTGTGTCACACCATAGGCGGAATTAATGACATAAATAAACGGTTGCAGGGAAGAACCTTAGAAGGCGTCAATGCCATCACGTCCATTACCGAAAATATGATGCCTTTCATGCCCCCATTTACCGGCTCGGAACAGGAGAGGCTGACCATGTCCACCTACCTTTACTATATGGCTAACAAGAACATCCGCCCGAGGCCTCAGCTGTTCAAGGAGAAGAAGTGA
- the cysK gene encoding cysteine synthase A produces MNIHDSMISLVGDTPMVKLNRTAEGCVATVAAKLEFFNPCSSVKDRIGVSMIEEAEKRGDLKKGSIVVEPTSGNTGIGLAFVCAVKGYRLILTMPESMSQERKDLLKGFGAELVLTPAPKGMSGAIEKAREIASENPGSFLPMQFANKDNPKAHRAGTAEEIWRDTDGKIDIFVCGVGTGGTITGVGSVLKERNSDIKIVAVEPSKSPVLSGGDPSPHGIQGIGAGFVPEVLQTEVLDEVFKVDDADALRGAHSLMVEEGILCGISAGAAAHAAIEIAKREENKDKLVVFIVPDTGERYLSTALFKE; encoded by the coding sequence ATGAACATACATGACTCAATGATTTCACTGGTTGGCGATACTCCGATGGTTAAACTTAACCGTACTGCAGAAGGCTGTGTAGCTACTGTTGCAGCCAAGCTTGAGTTCTTTAATCCATGTTCGTCCGTTAAAGATCGTATCGGTGTATCAATGATTGAAGAGGCTGAGAAACGTGGAGATCTTAAAAAAGGATCAATCGTTGTTGAGCCTACCAGCGGAAATACCGGAATAGGTCTTGCCTTCGTATGCGCTGTAAAGGGGTATAGGCTTATTTTGACCATGCCTGAGAGCATGAGTCAGGAAAGAAAGGATTTACTTAAAGGGTTCGGAGCGGAGCTTGTTTTAACTCCCGCACCTAAAGGCATGAGCGGAGCGATTGAGAAGGCCCGTGAAATTGCCTCTGAAAATCCTGGTTCTTTTTTACCCATGCAGTTTGCAAATAAAGATAATCCCAAAGCTCATCGTGCTGGAACCGCAGAAGAAATCTGGCGGGATACCGATGGTAAAATAGATATTTTTGTGTGTGGAGTCGGTACTGGCGGTACAATCACAGGTGTTGGATCTGTTCTGAAAGAACGTAATTCTGACATAAAAATTGTTGCAGTTGAGCCGTCTAAGTCTCCTGTTCTATCTGGTGGAGATCCTTCTCCACATGGCATTCAGGGTATCGGAGCCGGATTTGTACCTGAGGTGCTTCAAACCGAAGTTCTTGATGAAGTCTTTAAAGTTGACGATGCGGACGCTTTGAGGGGGGCTCACAGCCTTATGGTGGAAGAAGGTATTTTATGTGGAATTTCTGCCGGAGCCGCGGCCCATGCTGCAATTGAAATTGCAAAACGTGAAGAAAATAAAGATAAGCTGGTAGTTTTCATCGTTCCTGACACAGGCGAACGGTATTTAAGCACCGCGCTTTTTAAGGAATAA
- a CDS encoding c-type cytochrome, with protein sequence MEQWKDLFLALPLSEGWLHVLLFITFGLHLLFVLLMLGTAMLGFIFFLQGLFSGDRDELVWNQGMIKSHLGLKSLAVVLGVAPLLIIQVISSLGFFTVTGLFAYTWLAIIPLLIFAFLSIELFERKMLTSPWLPFLCGALGVGALLTVPVVFTGALSLMERPESWAQFGARTIPLSSVYLPHWLFRYLHVLGAAVVFGATFHIFFSKRNGDKSAKLQRWLLGGILFQVAIGVPLLFTVASVFNWPVLAAVTLGSIIAVVLAWTLRPSCPPTTPRIMSPLLLLPIIFVSMLMARQFLQNTTLNLLHKQARASLKKESADLSKYRKQALERFKTKLATVYNNGSTFYKGSCQPCHGAGGIGGGPAAKRLLIKAENLTAIRADKAYVRELILKGIDGSDMPYFTMFDGDKIDSLLAELDKQFAMFHPVTISKHTVSNQAKQVWKDSCATCHAQNGNISKFGHTLRPAPPDLQRFSLEPDRAFKIITEGYPGTVMQPFRALPENIRHDLVTLTALLRNK encoded by the coding sequence ATGGAACAATGGAAAGATTTGTTTCTTGCACTACCGCTCAGTGAGGGGTGGTTACACGTCCTACTCTTCATTACCTTTGGATTGCATCTACTATTCGTACTGCTCATGTTAGGAACAGCCATGCTCGGTTTTATTTTCTTTCTGCAGGGGCTGTTTTCCGGTGATCGAGATGAATTGGTATGGAACCAAGGGATGATCAAGTCTCACCTAGGACTCAAAAGCTTAGCTGTTGTCCTCGGTGTAGCTCCGCTTTTAATCATTCAGGTAATATCTTCATTGGGCTTTTTCACGGTTACCGGACTATTCGCCTACACATGGCTGGCAATCATTCCTCTGCTTATCTTTGCTTTTTTAAGCATCGAACTGTTTGAACGCAAAATGCTAACCAGCCCATGGCTCCCCTTTCTTTGCGGTGCACTAGGCGTAGGAGCCCTGCTCACTGTGCCCGTTGTGTTCACCGGAGCCTTGTCCCTGATGGAACGGCCGGAATCATGGGCTCAGTTTGGGGCCAGAACCATACCCCTGTCTTCTGTTTATCTGCCACATTGGCTGTTCCGCTACCTGCATGTGCTCGGCGCAGCCGTTGTCTTCGGAGCGACCTTCCACATATTCTTTTCCAAAAGAAATGGAGACAAGAGCGCCAAACTGCAACGCTGGCTGCTAGGGGGCATCTTGTTTCAGGTGGCAATAGGTGTTCCTTTATTATTCACAGTAGCTAGCGTATTCAACTGGCCTGTATTAGCAGCGGTTACCTTGGGATCGATAATTGCGGTGGTACTAGCCTGGACTTTACGCCCATCCTGTCCCCCGACAACCCCAAGAATAATGTCTCCACTGCTTCTGCTGCCCATAATCTTCGTATCCATGTTGATGGCTCGGCAGTTTTTGCAAAACACCACGCTGAACTTATTGCATAAGCAGGCAAGGGCCTCCTTAAAAAAGGAATCTGCCGACCTGAGCAAATATCGCAAACAGGCCTTGGAGAGATTCAAGACCAAATTGGCAACAGTGTACAATAACGGCAGCACCTTCTATAAAGGCAGTTGCCAACCATGCCATGGAGCAGGCGGAATAGGCGGCGGACCTGCCGCTAAACGGCTGCTGATCAAAGCTGAGAATCTGACCGCTATCCGTGCCGACAAAGCGTACGTGCGTGAGCTTATACTTAAGGGAATTGATGGTTCAGACATGCCGTATTTCACTATGTTTGACGGCGATAAGATCGACAGCCTGCTTGCGGAACTGGATAAACAATTCGCCATGTTCCACCCAGTTACAATCTCTAAACATACCGTGAGCAACCAGGCCAAACAAGTTTGGAAAGATTCCTGTGCAACTTGTCACGCCCAAAACGGAAATATCAGTAAATTCGGACACACTTTGCGCCCGGCTCCGCCGGATTTACAACGATTTTCCTTAGAACCGGACCGCGCATTCAAGATAATAACTGAGGGATATCCCGGTACGGTGATGCAACCCTTCCGAGCACTCCCTGAAAATATCCGCCATGATCTGGTCACGCTTACGGCCTTGCTTCGCAATAAATAA
- the nifU gene encoding Fe-S cluster assembly protein NifU, with amino-acid sequence MWEYTDKVREHFLNPKNSGTIENADAVGEVGSLSCGDALRLFLKIDDEGRIEDAKFQTFGCASAIASSSVLTEMVKGMTIEEAEKVTNKDIADALGGLPKEKMHCSVMGQEALDDAIRCYRGLDVAPAPEGEIVCKCFGVTDLQIKKAVLENKLTTLEEVTNFTKAGGGCEDCHGRIKEIIDEVRFGAPDVKPLEVKPVKLTNIKRFQLVSQTIEEEIRPALHKDGGDIELVDIEGTVVIVSLRGSCVGCPSSNLTLKDFVERRLKETVEEAITVREA; translated from the coding sequence ATGTGGGAATATACAGACAAAGTTCGAGAACATTTTTTGAACCCAAAGAATAGCGGTACCATTGAAAATGCAGATGCTGTTGGTGAAGTTGGAAGTCTTTCCTGCGGAGATGCGTTACGCCTTTTTCTTAAGATAGATGATGAAGGTCGCATTGAAGATGCAAAGTTTCAGACTTTCGGCTGTGCAAGTGCCATTGCTTCAAGCTCGGTTTTAACTGAGATGGTAAAGGGAATGACTATTGAAGAAGCTGAAAAGGTTACTAATAAAGATATAGCAGATGCTCTCGGAGGACTGCCAAAGGAAAAGATGCACTGTTCTGTAATGGGGCAGGAAGCTCTTGATGATGCAATCAGGTGTTACAGAGGGCTGGATGTTGCGCCGGCACCGGAAGGTGAAATTGTCTGTAAGTGTTTCGGAGTTACCGACTTGCAGATTAAGAAGGCCGTCCTTGAAAATAAGCTGACGACACTTGAAGAAGTAACCAACTTTACCAAGGCCGGCGGCGGATGTGAGGACTGTCACGGTAGAATCAAGGAGATCATCGACGAAGTCCGTTTTGGTGCTCCTGATGTGAAGCCTCTTGAGGTAAAGCCGGTTAAGCTAACCAACATCAAGCGGTTTCAGCTTGTTTCACAGACAATTGAAGAAGAAATCCGCCCGGCTCTCCATAAGGACGGAGGAGATATAGAGCTTGTTGATATTGAAGGAACGGTTGTGATTGTTTCCCTGCGAGGATCCTGTGTAGGATGTCCTTCCAGCAATTTGACGCTTAAGGATTTTGTTGAGCGCAGGCTGAAGGAAACAGTTGAAGAAGCCATAACCGTCAGGGAGGCTTAA
- the nifS gene encoding cysteine desulfurase NifS: protein MRSVYLDNNATTMVAPEVREAILPLLESEYGNPSSMHGLGGSSGKLLSEARERVAAGLGCSPSEIIFTSCGTESDNTAIHSATESQPEKKHIITTRVEHPAVLNVAKHFERKGYDITLLSVDSEGRMDLDQLRKAIRPDTALVSVMYANNESGVISPIEEMVQITKERGVLFHTDAVQAIGKIPIDLKTLPVDYLALSGHKIHAPKGVGVLFLRRNTPFRPFMLGGHQELGRRGGTENIPGIVGLGMAMDLAGKHIGEENTRVRAMRDRLEKGLMATIPDAMVNGVGAERLPNTLSIAFKYIEGEAMLLLLDQFGICASSGSACTSGSLEPSHVLRAMGVPFTYAHGSLRFSLSVYNTDEDIDLVLKELPPIISRLREFSPFRRGDEGLDWVEDH, encoded by the coding sequence ATGCGTTCAGTATATCTTGATAACAATGCAACAACAATGGTTGCCCCTGAAGTACGTGAAGCAATTTTACCCTTGCTTGAATCTGAATATGGAAATCCTTCCAGTATGCATGGTCTTGGTGGAAGTTCAGGAAAATTATTGTCGGAAGCTCGTGAAAGAGTTGCAGCCGGATTAGGTTGCAGTCCTTCAGAAATAATATTTACCTCATGTGGAACCGAAAGCGATAATACCGCAATCCATTCAGCAACTGAATCACAGCCTGAGAAGAAGCATATTATCACTACCCGTGTGGAACATCCTGCGGTCTTAAATGTGGCTAAGCATTTTGAGCGAAAAGGGTATGACATAACTCTTCTTAGTGTTGATTCCGAGGGACGTATGGATCTCGATCAGCTTCGTAAAGCGATCAGACCGGACACTGCTCTTGTTTCAGTTATGTATGCAAACAATGAGTCCGGTGTTATTTCTCCTATTGAAGAAATGGTCCAGATCACAAAGGAACGCGGGGTTCTTTTTCATACCGATGCAGTTCAAGCTATAGGAAAAATTCCTATTGATTTGAAAACGTTGCCTGTGGATTATCTGGCCCTGTCAGGGCATAAGATTCATGCTCCCAAGGGAGTAGGTGTTCTCTTTTTACGTCGCAATACTCCATTCAGACCATTTATGCTGGGCGGACATCAAGAACTAGGGCGCAGGGGCGGAACTGAAAATATTCCGGGCATTGTTGGACTCGGTATGGCTATGGACCTTGCGGGTAAGCATATTGGAGAAGAAAATACCAGAGTTCGTGCAATGCGTGACAGGCTTGAAAAAGGACTTATGGCGACGATTCCTGATGCCATGGTGAATGGTGTCGGAGCTGAAAGGCTACCTAACACTTTGAGTATTGCGTTCAAGTATATTGAAGGGGAAGCAATGCTTCTTTTGCTTGATCAGTTCGGTATCTGTGCAAGCTCCGGTTCTGCGTGTACATCTGGCAGTCTGGAACCTTCACATGTTCTCCGTGCAATGGGAGTCCCATTTACTTACGCCCACGGTTCGCTCAGATTCTCCTTGTCCGTTTACAATACTGACGAAGATATTGATCTGGTTTTAAAAGAACTTCCACCGATCATCAGCAGATTGCGTGAATTTTCACCGTTCAGACGCGGTGATGAAGGCTTAGACTGGGTAGAAGATCATTAA